In Nocardioides conyzicola, one genomic interval encodes:
- a CDS encoding pyridoxamine 5'-phosphate oxidase family protein, which translates to MTTARIDQRFSVPAATALPWTEVERRLTDAELYWLTTVRADGRPHTTPLVGVWHDGGFAFCTGAGEQKHRNLEHSPLVTVTTGANTWQAGTDVVVEGSAVRVVGRERLQPLAEAWVRKYGEDWAWGADDDGFTDGDGTQPWVYVVPPAKVIAFGKDPHSQTTYRPGAS; encoded by the coding sequence ATGACGACAGCCAGGATCGACCAGCGCTTCAGCGTCCCGGCCGCGACCGCCCTGCCCTGGACGGAGGTGGAGCGGCGGCTGACGGACGCGGAGCTCTACTGGCTCACGACCGTGCGCGCGGACGGCCGACCGCACACGACCCCGCTCGTCGGCGTCTGGCACGACGGAGGGTTCGCGTTCTGCACCGGGGCCGGTGAGCAGAAGCACCGCAACCTCGAGCACTCCCCCCTCGTCACCGTGACCACCGGCGCCAACACCTGGCAGGCCGGGACGGACGTCGTCGTCGAGGGGAGCGCCGTACGCGTCGTCGGCCGCGAGCGGCTGCAGCCGCTGGCCGAGGCCTGGGTCCGCAAGTACGGCGAGGACTGGGCCTGGGGGGCGGACGACGACGGCTTCACGGACGGCGACGGCACCCAGCCGTGGGTGTACGTCGTACCGCCCGCCAAGGTGATCGCCTTCGGCAAGGACCCGCACAGCCAGACGACCTACCGGCCCGGAGCGTCCTGA
- a CDS encoding phosphocholine-specific phospholipase C: MPSIDRRRFLQATGGAAVAATVLNETVARAAALPGHHTHGSLQDVEHIVVLMQENRSFDHYFGTLRGVRGFGDPHPATLPTGRSVFHQPDGAGEVLPFRPDMEDLGLVFLEDLPHGWQDTQAAINRGVYDQWIPHKSATTMAHLGRRDAPFHYALADAFTICDAYHCSFIGNTDPNRYYMWTGWTGNDGKGGGPVLYNDELGYDWTTYPERLQKAGVSWKIYQDVGLGLDQEHYWGWTDDAYIGNYGDNSLLYFHTYQNAQPGSPLADRAKTGTNVAASGGYFDQLRDDVRTGRLPQVSWVVAPEAFSEHPNWPVNFGAWYVANVLDALTSDPDVWSKTALLVTYDENDGFFDHVVPPHANSPVVPGASTVPTDHEFYTGQYGPGSYGLGQRVPMLVVSPWSRGGFVCSETFDHTSIIRLIEQRFGVEEPNITPWRRAVCGDLTSAFDFSRRTSQVPTLPDTSSYEPHDHQRHPDYRPMPPTHGQLPSQERGVRPSRPIAYDVAVHERSAPASVAATLVNTGPLGAQFQARFLTPAAPPRSYTVGAGDRLPVTWPAVGAYDVTLHGPHGFFRRFAGDRATDAVDATLRVGRDTVTVVLRARNAPATLTLTNAYTGRSRTITLRRGAVRTIPVESRASGGWYDVAVSAQGGPFVREFAGHLESDRPSISDPAFGR; the protein is encoded by the coding sequence GTGCCCAGTATCGATCGTCGCCGCTTCCTGCAGGCCACCGGCGGAGCGGCAGTCGCCGCCACCGTGCTCAACGAGACCGTCGCCCGCGCAGCCGCGCTCCCCGGCCACCACACCCACGGTTCCCTCCAGGACGTCGAGCACATCGTCGTCCTCATGCAGGAGAACCGGTCGTTCGACCACTACTTCGGCACCCTGCGCGGCGTCCGCGGCTTCGGTGATCCGCACCCGGCGACGCTGCCGACGGGCAGGTCGGTCTTCCACCAGCCCGACGGGGCCGGCGAGGTGCTGCCGTTCCGCCCGGACATGGAGGACCTCGGCCTGGTCTTCCTCGAGGACCTGCCGCACGGCTGGCAGGACACCCAGGCCGCCATCAACCGCGGTGTCTACGACCAGTGGATCCCCCACAAGTCGGCCACGACCATGGCCCACCTGGGCCGTCGGGATGCACCCTTCCACTACGCCCTCGCCGACGCGTTCACGATCTGCGACGCGTACCACTGCTCCTTCATCGGCAACACCGACCCGAATCGCTACTACATGTGGACCGGCTGGACCGGCAACGACGGCAAGGGCGGCGGTCCGGTCCTCTACAACGACGAGCTCGGCTACGACTGGACGACGTACCCGGAGCGGCTCCAGAAGGCCGGCGTCTCCTGGAAGATCTACCAGGACGTCGGTCTCGGCCTGGACCAGGAGCACTACTGGGGGTGGACCGACGACGCCTACATCGGCAACTACGGCGACAACTCGCTGCTCTACTTCCACACCTACCAGAACGCCCAGCCCGGAAGCCCGCTCGCCGACCGCGCGAAGACCGGGACCAACGTCGCTGCGTCGGGGGGCTACTTCGACCAGCTGCGCGACGACGTACGGACGGGGCGGCTGCCGCAGGTCTCCTGGGTGGTCGCCCCCGAGGCGTTCAGCGAGCACCCGAACTGGCCGGTGAACTTCGGCGCCTGGTACGTCGCCAACGTGCTGGACGCGCTGACCTCCGACCCCGACGTGTGGAGCAAGACGGCCCTGCTGGTCACCTACGACGAGAACGACGGCTTCTTCGACCACGTCGTGCCGCCCCACGCCAACTCCCCGGTCGTGCCAGGCGCCTCGACGGTCCCGACGGACCACGAGTTCTACACCGGGCAGTACGGCCCCGGCTCGTACGGCCTGGGCCAGCGGGTCCCGATGCTGGTGGTGTCACCGTGGAGCAGGGGAGGCTTCGTCTGCTCGGAGACCTTCGACCACACCTCCATCATCCGGCTGATCGAGCAGCGGTTCGGCGTCGAGGAGCCCAACATCACCCCGTGGCGCCGCGCCGTGTGCGGCGACCTCACCTCGGCCTTCGACTTCTCCCGGCGGACATCTCAGGTGCCGACACTGCCCGACACCTCGTCGTACGAGCCGCACGACCATCAGCGGCACCCCGACTACCGCCCGATGCCGCCGACCCACGGACAGCTCCCCAGCCAGGAGCGCGGCGTCCGGCCGTCGCGGCCGATCGCGTACGACGTCGCCGTCCACGAGCGGTCCGCCCCCGCGTCCGTCGCGGCGACGCTGGTCAACACCGGTCCGCTCGGTGCGCAGTTCCAGGCGCGCTTCCTCACCCCGGCGGCCCCGCCACGGAGCTACACCGTCGGCGCCGGGGACCGCCTCCCGGTCACGTGGCCCGCCGTCGGCGCGTACGACGTGACCCTGCACGGACCACACGGGTTCTTCCGCCGGTTCGCCGGCGACCGCGCCACCGACGCGGTCGACGCGACCCTGAGAGTTGGTCGGGACACCGTGACGGTCGTGCTCCGTGCCCGCAACGCTCCGGCCACCCTCACGCTGACCAACGCCTACACCGGCCGGTCGCGGACGATCACCCTGCGCAGGGGTGCGGTCCGGACGATCCCGGTCGAGTCGCGCGCGAGCGGCGGCTGGTACGACGTCGCCGTGTCGGCGCAGGGCGGCCCGTTCGTCCGCGAGTTCGCCGGGCACCTCGAGAGCGACCGGCCCTCGATCAGCGACCCGGCGTTCGGGCGGTGA
- the pgm gene encoding phosphoglucomutase (alpha-D-glucose-1,6-bisphosphate-dependent) — protein sequence MSDPRAGQPAQPSDLVDVAHLVTAYYTGVPDPEDPDQQVAFGTSGHRGSSLRTAFNETHILATTQAIVDYRREQGYDGPLFIGRDTHGLSEPAWATALEVLAANDVTVLVDADDRYTPTPAVSHAIIRANGGRQSGAGLADGIVVTPSHNPPYDGGFKYNPPHGGPADSDATSVIAARANELIRNGLADVQRVPFARARAAASAYDFLGTYVDDLPHVVDLAAIKAAGVRIGADPLGGASVDYWAAIAERHGLDLTVVNPLVDPTWRFMTLDWDGKIRMDCSSPSAMASLIAQKDRYDIATGNDADSDRHGIVTPDAGLMNPNHFLAVAIGYLFGGARPGWPETARIGKTLVSSSMIDKVAASIGREMVEVPVGFKWFVPGLIDGSFGFGGEESAGASFLRTDGSVWTTDKDGIILALLASEILATTGRSPSAHYADLVAEHGDPAYARIDAAASREQKAALAALSPEAVTATSLAGEEITAKLTEAPGNGAKIGGLKVTTESAWFAARPSGTEDVYKIYAESFRGPEHLAQVQDEAREVVNAALG from the coding sequence ATGAGTGACCCGCGCGCGGGACAGCCCGCCCAACCCTCCGACCTGGTCGACGTGGCACACCTGGTGACGGCCTACTACACCGGCGTGCCCGACCCGGAGGACCCCGACCAGCAGGTCGCCTTCGGCACCAGCGGGCACCGCGGGTCGTCGCTGCGGACAGCATTCAACGAGACCCACATCCTCGCGACGACGCAGGCGATCGTGGACTACCGGCGGGAGCAGGGGTACGACGGGCCGCTCTTCATCGGCCGCGACACCCACGGCCTCTCGGAGCCCGCCTGGGCGACGGCCCTGGAGGTGCTGGCCGCCAACGACGTGACCGTGCTGGTCGACGCGGACGACCGCTACACGCCGACGCCGGCGGTCTCGCACGCGATCATCCGGGCCAACGGCGGGCGGCAGTCCGGCGCCGGGCTGGCCGACGGCATCGTGGTCACCCCGTCGCACAACCCGCCGTACGACGGCGGCTTCAAGTACAACCCGCCGCACGGCGGGCCGGCGGACTCCGACGCCACCTCCGTGATCGCGGCGCGGGCCAACGAGCTGATCCGGAACGGGCTCGCGGACGTGCAGCGGGTGCCGTTCGCGCGGGCGCGAGCCGCGGCCTCGGCGTACGACTTCCTGGGGACGTACGTCGACGACCTGCCGCACGTGGTCGACCTGGCCGCCATCAAGGCGGCCGGCGTCCGGATCGGGGCCGACCCCCTGGGCGGCGCCTCGGTCGACTACTGGGCCGCGATCGCCGAGCGGCACGGCCTCGACCTCACCGTGGTGAACCCGCTGGTGGACCCGACTTGGCGCTTCATGACGCTCGACTGGGACGGCAAGATCCGGATGGACTGCTCGTCGCCGTCGGCGATGGCGTCGCTGATCGCCCAGAAGGACCGCTACGACATCGCGACCGGCAACGACGCGGACTCCGACCGGCACGGCATCGTCACCCCGGACGCCGGGCTGATGAACCCCAACCACTTCCTCGCGGTCGCGATCGGCTACCTCTTCGGTGGGGCCCGGCCGGGCTGGCCGGAGACCGCCCGGATCGGGAAGACCCTGGTGTCCTCGTCGATGATCGACAAGGTCGCGGCGTCGATCGGCCGGGAGATGGTGGAGGTGCCGGTCGGCTTCAAGTGGTTCGTGCCCGGGCTGATCGACGGGTCGTTCGGGTTCGGCGGCGAGGAGTCCGCAGGGGCGTCGTTCCTGCGCACGGACGGCTCCGTCTGGACCACCGACAAGGACGGCATCATCCTGGCGCTGCTCGCCTCCGAGATCCTGGCGACGACCGGGAGGTCGCCGAGCGCGCACTACGCCGACCTCGTGGCCGAGCACGGCGACCCGGCGTACGCCCGCATCGACGCCGCCGCCAGCCGCGAGCAGAAGGCGGCGCTGGCCGCCCTGTCCCCGGAGGCCGTGACCGCGACGTCGCTGGCCGGCGAGGAGATCACGGCCAAGCTGACCGAGGCGCCCGGCAACGGCGCGAAGATCGGCGGGCTGAAGGTCACCACCGAGTCGGCCTGGTTCGCCGCTCGCCCCTCGGGCACGGAGGACGTCTACAAGATCTACGCCGAGTCGTTCCGCGGGCCGGAGCACCTCGCGCAGGTGCAGGACGAGGCGCGCGAGGTGGTCAACGCCGCGCTCGGCTGA
- a CDS encoding VC0807 family protein, translating into MTSPAATAAAPLASVERHCPRLGAVVRRVALSLLIACVIPATLFYGCFRVYGVWTAIIVAMCWSYGAIAWRALTGRRTSGLLLLTALLITARTAISLAAGSTFLYFLQPIISDALVGTAFLVSLATARPMVARLAGDFYPMDDELHLRPRIQRLFRNLTVLWATLCLIKAGLTLWLLQSTSLDTFVLVKSVSALSINMLAAGATIGLAVLVARKEGLLHTVVPIPATV; encoded by the coding sequence ATGACCTCACCTGCAGCAACTGCGGCCGCGCCGCTCGCCTCCGTAGAGCGACACTGTCCGCGACTCGGCGCCGTCGTGCGCCGCGTGGCGCTGAGCCTGCTGATCGCGTGCGTCATCCCGGCCACGCTGTTCTACGGGTGCTTCCGCGTCTACGGCGTCTGGACCGCGATCATCGTCGCCATGTGCTGGTCGTACGGTGCGATCGCGTGGCGAGCCCTCACCGGACGCCGTACGTCGGGCCTGCTGCTGCTGACCGCGCTGCTCATCACGGCGCGGACCGCCATCTCGCTGGCCGCCGGCAGCACGTTCCTCTACTTCCTCCAGCCGATCATCAGCGACGCGCTCGTCGGCACGGCGTTCCTGGTTTCGCTGGCCACGGCCCGGCCGATGGTCGCGCGGCTGGCCGGCGACTTCTACCCGATGGACGACGAGCTCCACCTGCGCCCACGCATCCAACGCCTGTTCCGCAACCTGACCGTCCTGTGGGCGACGCTCTGCCTGATCAAGGCCGGGCTGACGTTGTGGCTGCTCCAGTCGACGTCGCTCGACACGTTCGTGCTGGTCAAGAGCGTCTCGGCGCTGAGCATCAACATGCTCGCCGCCGGCGCCACCATCGGGCTGGCCGTCCTGGTCGCCCGCAAGGAAGGCCTGCTGCACACGGTCGTGCCGATCCCGGCGACCGTCTAG
- a CDS encoding oxidoreductase, which yields MKRLSDVKRIGYGAMRLSGPGIMGPPADPDEARRVLQRAVELGVDHIDTSDYYGPYVVNDLIRESLHPYPPELVLVTKVGARRTDDGAWLPAFAPDEIKSAVHDNLGRLGVERLGGVNLRFMDGWEGGFEAQWTVLADLRSQGLIGDLGLSNCTPEQVKVAQDIAPVAMVQNAYNLALRDDDAFVDSLAEQGIYYVPFFPLGGFSPLALEAVDGVAAKHAATPMQVALAWLLQRSPTILLIPGTSSVAHLEENLAAGHLSLDADDLATLDAIGG from the coding sequence ATGAAGCGACTCTCGGACGTGAAGCGGATCGGGTACGGCGCCATGCGGCTCAGCGGCCCCGGGATCATGGGGCCACCCGCCGATCCGGACGAGGCGAGGCGCGTGCTGCAGCGCGCGGTCGAGCTCGGCGTCGACCACATCGACACCAGCGACTACTACGGTCCGTACGTCGTCAACGACCTGATCCGGGAGTCGCTGCACCCCTACCCGCCGGAGCTGGTGCTGGTCACCAAGGTCGGCGCGCGGCGTACGGACGACGGGGCCTGGCTGCCGGCGTTCGCCCCGGACGAGATCAAGTCGGCCGTCCACGACAACCTCGGCCGGCTCGGCGTCGAACGGCTCGGCGGGGTCAACCTGCGCTTCATGGACGGGTGGGAGGGCGGCTTCGAGGCGCAGTGGACGGTGCTGGCCGACCTGCGCTCGCAGGGCCTCATCGGCGACCTCGGGCTCAGCAACTGCACCCCCGAGCAGGTGAAGGTCGCCCAGGACATCGCCCCGGTCGCGATGGTGCAGAACGCCTACAACCTGGCGCTCCGCGACGACGACGCGTTCGTGGACTCGCTCGCGGAGCAGGGCATCTACTACGTGCCGTTCTTCCCGCTGGGCGGGTTCAGCCCGCTCGCGCTGGAGGCCGTCGACGGGGTGGCCGCCAAGCACGCGGCCACGCCCATGCAGGTCGCGCTGGCCTGGCTGCTCCAGCGCTCGCCGACCATCCTGCTCATCCCCGGCACGAGCTCGGTCGCGCACCTCGAGGAGAACCTCGCGGCGGGCCACCTGAGCCTGGACGCCGACGACCTCGCCACGCTGGACGCGATCGGGGGCTAG
- a CDS encoding HNH endonuclease signature motif containing protein produces MTAMTTPHHQVATATARMRAVADAVVDASVWSMTAAEAASTLVELTKLEAQVVELRSRVARHADELQVGTETGATSTATWLAHQTRLTRSAAAGVVHLGYDLDTHDVVRDALAAGNVRPEQAVVIVRAVKELPEDLDPDLVIRAEKHLVDAAAEHDAKTLRILGRRLLEVVAPDLADQHEADLLEKEEAKAAQATRLTMTDDGHGKTHGRFTMPTVQAAMFKKMLLAIAAPKHQAATHGAGVERRPGPERMGRAFAELIERISAKDLPKVGGTDATIVIHIDLDVLTGKLQKAGVLDTGEKISPSQVRRLACTARILPVVLNGKSEVLDVGRAKRFFTRAQLTAMSIRDGGCRADGCDWPPWLCHGHHWIRWADDGDTDLSNGGLLCPRHHARAHDPTYETTHQPDGKVTFHRRC; encoded by the coding sequence ATGACAGCGATGACCACACCCCACCACCAGGTGGCCACGGCGACCGCGCGGATGCGCGCTGTTGCCGACGCCGTGGTGGACGCGTCGGTGTGGTCCATGACCGCTGCCGAGGCCGCTTCTACTTTGGTGGAGCTGACGAAGCTGGAGGCGCAGGTCGTCGAGCTCCGGTCCCGGGTCGCCCGGCACGCCGACGAGCTGCAGGTCGGCACCGAGACCGGTGCCACCTCGACCGCGACCTGGCTCGCCCACCAGACCCGTCTCACCCGGTCCGCCGCGGCGGGGGTGGTGCACCTCGGCTACGACCTGGACACCCACGACGTGGTCCGCGACGCCCTCGCCGCCGGCAACGTGCGCCCGGAGCAGGCGGTCGTGATCGTCCGGGCGGTCAAGGAGCTACCCGAGGATCTGGACCCGGACCTGGTGATCCGGGCGGAGAAGCATCTCGTGGATGCCGCTGCCGAGCATGACGCGAAGACGTTGCGGATCCTCGGCCGCCGGCTCCTCGAGGTGGTGGCACCCGACCTCGCCGACCAGCACGAGGCCGACCTCCTCGAGAAGGAGGAAGCCAAAGCCGCCCAAGCGACCCGGCTGACGATGACCGACGACGGGCACGGGAAGACCCACGGCCGGTTCACCATGCCGACCGTGCAGGCGGCGATGTTCAAGAAGATGCTGCTGGCGATCGCGGCGCCGAAGCATCAGGCCGCCACCCACGGAGCCGGGGTCGAACGCCGCCCCGGCCCGGAGCGGATGGGCCGAGCGTTCGCCGAGCTCATCGAACGCATCAGCGCCAAGGACCTGCCGAAGGTCGGCGGCACCGACGCCACCATCGTCATCCACATCGACCTCGACGTGTTGACGGGCAAGCTGCAGAAGGCCGGGGTGCTCGACACCGGCGAGAAGATCAGCCCGAGCCAGGTAAGACGTCTCGCGTGCACCGCCCGGATCCTCCCCGTCGTGCTCAACGGCAAGAGCGAGGTCCTCGACGTCGGCCGAGCCAAGCGGTTCTTCACCCGAGCCCAGCTCACCGCCATGAGCATCCGCGACGGCGGCTGCCGCGCCGACGGGTGCGACTGGCCACCCTGGCTCTGCCACGGACATCACTGGATCCGCTGGGCCGACGACGGCGACACCGACTTATCCAACGGTGGCCTGCTGTGCCCGAGACACCACGCGAGAGCCCACGACCCGACGTACGAGACCACCCATCAACCCGACGGCAAGGTCACCTTCCACCGCAGGTGCTAG
- a CDS encoding oxidoreductase produces the protein MTRPDRWDPADLPDLAGRTIVVTGTTVGGLGHHTSLELARRGARVVLTGRSPERIAETERAILDEVPTATLEAIELDLADLSSVRRAAATAAALGSIDVLVNNAGVMGTPYRRTPDGLELQMATNHFGPFLLTGLLLPQLVASADGRVVSVSSQMHRIARSAPLGDPLVQQGRYRPWPTYGQSKLANLLFAYELDRRLRQADLPVRALAAHPGFASTHLAANGQYGRSSGGIASILDGAIKLVSPNTAAQGAWPTLMAATADLPGATYVGPDGLAEWAGRPQVVTSNKRSYDETAQRRLWEISERTTGITYP, from the coding sequence ATGACCCGCCCGGACCGGTGGGACCCCGCCGACCTCCCCGACCTGGCCGGCCGCACCATCGTGGTCACCGGCACGACCGTGGGTGGGCTCGGCCACCACACCTCGCTCGAGCTCGCCCGCCGCGGCGCGCGGGTCGTGCTCACCGGCCGCTCGCCCGAACGCATCGCCGAGACCGAGCGCGCCATCCTCGACGAGGTGCCGACCGCGACGCTCGAGGCGATCGAGCTCGACCTGGCCGACCTCTCGTCGGTACGCCGGGCCGCGGCGACCGCGGCTGCCCTCGGCTCGATCGACGTGCTGGTCAACAACGCGGGCGTCATGGGGACGCCGTACCGCCGCACGCCCGACGGTCTCGAGCTGCAGATGGCGACCAACCACTTCGGGCCGTTCCTGCTGACCGGGCTGCTGCTGCCCCAGCTGGTGGCGTCCGCGGACGGCCGGGTCGTCTCGGTCTCCTCGCAGATGCACCGCATCGCCCGGTCGGCGCCGTTGGGCGACCCGCTGGTGCAGCAGGGCCGCTACCGGCCGTGGCCGACGTACGGGCAGTCCAAGCTCGCCAACCTGCTCTTCGCCTACGAGCTCGACCGGCGGCTGCGCCAGGCGGACCTGCCCGTGCGGGCGCTCGCCGCGCACCCGGGCTTCGCGTCCACCCACCTCGCCGCCAACGGTCAGTACGGGCGGTCCAGCGGCGGCATCGCCTCGATCCTGGACGGCGCGATCAAGCTCGTCTCGCCCAACACGGCCGCCCAGGGGGCGTGGCCGACCCTGATGGCGGCGACGGCCGACCTCCCCGGCGCGACGTACGTCGGTCCCGACGGGCTCGCCGAGTGGGCCGGCCGGCCGCAGGTCGTCACGAGCAACAAGCGGTCGTACGACGAGACCGCGCAGCGCCGCCTCTGGGAGATCAGCGAGAGGACCACCGGCATCACCTACCCCTGA
- a CDS encoding maleylpyruvate isomerase family mycothiol-dependent enzyme, which yields MTDQELLSGYVDVWWQAINDFTDLLEELPAEEWSTPTDLPGWDVRAVASHVAHLEGILAGGPEETADVGEPPHVTGFLGLYTEIGVVTRRDATPDAIINEIRAAATARHTTLLADPPTDAAGRPDPIFAGAPWDWRTLLRNRPLDVWMHEQDIRRATDRPGGMDSAAARHTAEYLAESFGFVLAKRVGAEPGTTALLELEGSQPFAFAVTDARRGERLETAPADASVTLRMDREAFIRLAGGRCQPEPGTVAVAGDQELADRLLDAMATTP from the coding sequence ATGACGGACCAGGAGCTGCTCAGCGGATACGTCGACGTCTGGTGGCAGGCGATCAACGACTTCACCGACCTGCTCGAGGAGCTCCCCGCCGAGGAGTGGTCGACGCCGACCGACCTGCCCGGCTGGGACGTCAGGGCCGTCGCCTCGCACGTCGCGCACCTCGAGGGCATCCTCGCCGGTGGCCCGGAGGAGACGGCCGACGTCGGCGAGCCGCCGCACGTGACCGGCTTCCTCGGTCTCTACACCGAGATCGGCGTCGTCACCCGGCGCGACGCGACGCCCGACGCGATCATCAACGAGATCCGGGCGGCGGCCACTGCTCGGCACACGACGCTGCTCGCCGACCCGCCGACCGACGCGGCCGGGCGGCCCGACCCGATCTTCGCCGGGGCGCCGTGGGACTGGCGCACGCTGCTGCGCAACCGGCCGCTCGACGTCTGGATGCACGAGCAGGACATCCGGCGGGCGACCGACCGGCCGGGCGGGATGGACTCGGCGGCGGCACGACACACCGCCGAGTACCTCGCGGAGAGCTTCGGTTTCGTCCTCGCCAAGCGGGTCGGCGCCGAGCCGGGCACGACGGCACTGCTGGAGCTCGAGGGCAGCCAGCCCTTCGCGTTCGCCGTGACCGACGCCCGGCGCGGCGAGCGCCTGGAGACGGCACCGGCCGATGCCTCGGTCACCCTGCGGATGGACCGGGAGGCGTTCATCCGGCTGGCCGGCGGCCGGTGCCAACCCGAACCCGGGACCGTCGCCGTCGCCGGTGACCAGGAGCTCGCCGACCGCCTCCTCGACGCGATGGCCACCACCCCATGA
- a CDS encoding SpoIIE family protein phosphatase: protein MTGAMVEAGAGHGDPSLDRYARMVCRALGVGTATVTIIEPGRAVFPGACGLPEDLQRDRESPLSHSFCKQVVVEQGPVIVADAREDDRLRDNLAIPDLGLIAYAGWPISDHTGTIVGSLCAVDGAPRQWTDAQIEMLEDLAAACSAEISERGLRDLAAIGESAAQDLSHRSRVLLALSEGLSATRTMTDVAQAVEAIAIDQLGCLHAGIWLRNDGDEIGAAQAPEVLTFVAPPTTTWESALRNAVLPFDDTNPMGGAAVHGHAEYFSDRSIQNALYPHLDTVKQVGEARSFQPLITRGQVLGTLALIWQDPHPLSEQDRVTIEALASYSAQAVQRAGLLQERLDALVTLQSALLSDLPESECLELAARYRPAASRDQVGGDWYDAVVMPSGATSLMVGDVVGHDIAAAAVMGQLRTMLRTIAWTLRDGPAAQVRRLDRAMEDLDVEGMATLVYARVDAEDPDVEGRVLRWTNAGHPPPMLVTAAGEVTFLDDGTPDLMVGVQPDTERLDRTALLPPGATLLLYTDGLVERRGESITVGLERLAGAAQRYQTLGVDAFLDAVLGDLVGTELNDDVAVLAVHLRA from the coding sequence ATGACCGGGGCAATGGTGGAGGCAGGTGCGGGGCACGGCGACCCGTCGCTGGACCGCTATGCCCGCATGGTCTGCCGGGCCCTCGGCGTCGGCACCGCGACCGTCACGATCATCGAGCCCGGGCGCGCGGTCTTCCCGGGCGCCTGCGGCCTGCCCGAGGACCTCCAGCGTGACCGCGAGAGCCCGCTGTCGCACTCGTTCTGCAAGCAGGTCGTGGTCGAGCAGGGCCCGGTGATCGTCGCCGACGCCCGCGAGGACGACCGCCTGCGCGACAACCTCGCCATCCCGGACCTCGGCCTGATCGCGTACGCCGGCTGGCCCATCTCCGACCACACCGGGACGATCGTCGGCTCGCTGTGCGCGGTCGACGGCGCACCACGTCAGTGGACCGACGCGCAGATCGAGATGCTCGAGGACCTCGCCGCCGCGTGCAGCGCGGAGATCTCGGAGCGCGGGCTGCGCGACCTGGCCGCGATCGGCGAGAGCGCGGCGCAGGACCTGTCCCACCGCAGCCGGGTGCTCCTCGCCCTGAGCGAGGGGCTCTCGGCCACCCGCACGATGACCGACGTCGCCCAGGCGGTCGAGGCGATCGCCATCGACCAGCTCGGCTGCCTCCACGCCGGGATCTGGCTGCGCAACGACGGGGACGAGATCGGCGCCGCGCAGGCGCCGGAGGTCCTCACGTTCGTCGCCCCGCCCACCACGACCTGGGAGTCCGCGCTGCGCAACGCGGTGCTGCCCTTCGACGACACCAATCCGATGGGCGGCGCGGCGGTCCACGGGCACGCGGAGTACTTCAGCGACAGGAGCATCCAGAACGCCCTCTATCCGCACCTCGACACCGTCAAGCAGGTCGGCGAGGCCCGGTCCTTCCAACCGCTGATCACCCGGGGGCAGGTGCTGGGCACGCTGGCGCTGATCTGGCAGGACCCGCACCCGCTCTCGGAGCAGGACCGGGTCACGATCGAGGCGCTCGCGTCGTACTCCGCCCAGGCCGTGCAGCGGGCGGGGCTTCTCCAGGAGCGGCTCGACGCCCTCGTCACCCTGCAGAGCGCCCTGCTGTCGGACCTGCCGGAGTCGGAGTGCCTCGAGCTGGCCGCCCGCTACCGGCCGGCGGCCTCGCGCGACCAGGTGGGCGGTGACTGGTACGACGCCGTCGTGATGCCGTCGGGCGCCACCAGCCTGATGGTCGGCGACGTCGTCGGGCACGACATCGCCGCGGCGGCCGTGATGGGCCAGCTGCGCACCATGCTGCGGACGATCGCGTGGACGCTCCGCGACGGTCCGGCCGCCCAGGTGCGGCGGCTGGACCGGGCGATGGAGGACCTGGACGTCGAGGGCATGGCCACGCTGGTCTACGCCCGGGTCGACGCCGAGGACCCGGACGTCGAGGGCCGCGTCCTGCGCTGGACCAACGCCGGCCACCCGCCGCCGATGCTGGTCACGGCCGCGGGCGAGGTGACGTTCCTCGACGACGGCACCCCCGACCTGATGGTCGGCGTGCAGCCCGACACCGAGCGCCTCGACCGCACGGCGCTGCTTCCACCGGGCGCCACGCTCCTGCTCTACACCGACGGCCTGGTCGAGCGCCGCGGCGAGTCGATCACCGTGGGCCTCGAACGGCTGGCCGGCGCCGCGCAGCGGTACCAGACCCTCGGCGTCGACGCCTTCCTCGACGCCGTCCTGGGCGACCTGGTCGGCACGGAGCTGAACGACGACGTGGCAGTGCTCGCCGTCCACCTCCGCGCATAG